One region of Candidatus Methylomirabilota bacterium genomic DNA includes:
- the kdsB gene encoding 3-deoxy-manno-octulosonate cytidylyltransferase, whose amino-acid sequence MAVNILGVIPARLHSTRLPRKVLREIAGVPMVVYVFRRAQGCRLLSDLLVATDSEEVVEACHAHHVPAVMTSASHHSGTDRLWEVSRARVADVYVNVQGDEPLVTTGHIETLVRPFLNEPEVQVTTLKIRATPDEVASRTANKVVTDRHGNALYFSRLPIPFDRDNVGGIMYWKHIGMYAYRRSVLEMYHSLPPSALERAEQLEQLRLLEHGIPIRVLETREATIGVDTEEDLKAVAALVASRPL is encoded by the coding sequence CCTGCCGCGCAAGGTCCTCCGCGAGATCGCGGGCGTGCCCATGGTGGTCTACGTCTTCAGGCGCGCCCAGGGCTGCCGGCTCCTCTCCGACCTCCTCGTCGCAACCGACAGCGAAGAGGTCGTCGAGGCCTGCCACGCTCATCACGTGCCCGCCGTGATGACCTCGGCCTCGCACCACTCCGGAACGGACCGGCTCTGGGAGGTCTCGCGCGCGCGAGTGGCCGACGTTTACGTCAACGTCCAGGGCGACGAGCCGCTGGTCACCACGGGGCACATCGAGACGCTGGTCCGGCCCTTTCTCAACGAGCCCGAGGTCCAGGTCACCACGCTCAAGATCCGCGCGACCCCCGACGAAGTCGCCAGCCGCACGGCCAACAAGGTGGTGACGGACCGCCACGGTAATGCGCTGTACTTCTCGCGGCTGCCGATCCCCTTCGATCGCGACAATGTCGGCGGCATCATGTACTGGAAGCACATCGGCATGTACGCCTATCGGCGCTCGGTCCTGGAGATGTACCATTCGCTGCCGCCATCAGCCCTGGAGAGGGCGGAACAGCTCGAGCAGCTCCGCCTCCTGGAGCACGGCATCCCGATCCGCGTTCTCGAGACCCGCGAGGCGACCATCGGCGTGGACACCGAGGAGGATCTCAAAGCGGTCGCCGCGCTCGTCGCATCCCGCCCGTTGTGA
- a CDS encoding MFS transporter has product MTNRWAILALIMAAQTMANVAPLGIPSIAPLIREDLGLSLAQAGSFLSAYYVGASLMSLPAGWMADRWGVMMTMVLGQAVIAAGLYAVAGTGSFSLLMIVMICAGVGYGMLNPTTAKAVMAWFPRRQRATVVGLKQVGLPLGGAIGASIMPPLALWLGWRPAVALPASLIAVLGALTWLLYRDPPAAADAGGTPAGVASLRSVLGNRDLWLVSGATLIFAGMQTVWMSFLVLYLTEVLRISLVHAGRYLVMAQATGIAGRVIFGMLSDRLFGGRRRIVLVIAGVGSTACSLVMAGTGPGTSAWVLAPLALAFGFFGIGWNGVQHTLMAELVGPRSAGTAIGLGLAISSFGVTICPPIFGLAAERLGGFGVPWAGLGLVMAATLCLLIPVREGRMETP; this is encoded by the coding sequence GTGACTAATCGCTGGGCCATCCTCGCGTTGATCATGGCCGCCCAAACCATGGCCAACGTCGCCCCGCTCGGCATCCCATCCATCGCGCCCTTGATCCGCGAGGACCTGGGACTCAGCCTGGCGCAGGCGGGCTCCTTTCTCTCCGCCTACTACGTCGGAGCCTCACTCATGTCCCTGCCCGCCGGCTGGATGGCCGACCGGTGGGGCGTCATGATGACCATGGTGCTGGGGCAGGCCGTCATCGCCGCCGGCCTCTACGCCGTCGCGGGCACGGGCTCCTTCTCCCTGCTCATGATCGTCATGATCTGCGCCGGCGTGGGCTACGGCATGCTCAACCCGACGACGGCCAAGGCGGTCATGGCATGGTTCCCCCGCCGCCAGCGCGCCACCGTCGTCGGCCTCAAGCAGGTCGGCCTGCCGCTGGGCGGCGCGATCGGCGCCTCGATCATGCCGCCGCTCGCCCTCTGGCTCGGTTGGCGACCGGCGGTCGCGCTACCGGCCTCGCTGATCGCGGTCCTGGGCGCGCTGACGTGGCTCCTCTACCGCGACCCGCCCGCCGCCGCCGACGCCGGAGGGACGCCGGCGGGAGTCGCGAGCCTCCGGAGCGTCCTCGGCAACCGCGACCTCTGGCTCGTCTCGGGCGCCACGCTGATCTTCGCGGGCATGCAGACGGTCTGGATGTCCTTCCTCGTCCTCTACCTGACGGAGGTGCTGCGCATCTCGCTGGTCCACGCGGGACGCTATCTCGTGATGGCCCAGGCGACCGGCATTGCCGGCCGCGTGATCTTCGGCATGCTCTCCGACCGGCTCTTCGGCGGGCGCCGGCGCATCGTGCTCGTCATCGCCGGCGTTGGCTCGACGGCCTGCTCGCTCGTGATGGCGGGAACAGGGCCCGGCACGAGCGCGTGGGTGCTGGCGCCGCTCGCGCTCGCCTTCGGCTTCTTCGGCATCGGCTGGAACGGCGTCCAGCACACGCTCATGGCAGAGCTGGTCGGCCCGCGCAGCGCGGGCACGGCCATCGGGCTCGGGCTCGCCATCTCGTCCTTCGGCGTCACCATCTGCCCGCCGATTTTCGGCCTGGCCGCGGAGCGCCTGGGCGGCTTCGGCGTGCCCTGGGCGGGGCTCGGCCTCGTCATGGCCGCAACCTTGTGCCTCCTGATCCCGGTGCGGGAAGGAAGGATGGAGACCCCGTGA
- a CDS encoding MFS transporter, with protein MSDRSSYGWVVLGAAFVIITMAVGTLFSLAVFLKPLEDSVGWARSSVSAIALLNWIAMGLGSFLAGYLSDRFGARPVVVGGGVLLGAGLILSGRTEALWQFYVTFGVLVGFGVSCFYVPLTVTVIRWFDHRRGLAASIVSSGNGLGTLALAPLTRWLINNYDWRTAFLILGELALVVVLPAALLLRRAPAAALPASQPAPEPGLTARRLWTFWPFWAIALTHFACCAAHSGPIFHMVSHAIDQGVPALAAAGALGISGLTSIIGRVGTGMVADRVGAKPTLIVGLILQAMTIFLYVFAGNAGTLYALAMVFGVAYGSVMPLYAVVTREYFGDRAMGTAYGGVFFISCIGMGVGSYAGGIIHDVLGSYLWLFLGSGAIATMAIVLALTLRPPRTALRPA; from the coding sequence GTGAGCGATCGCTCGTCCTACGGCTGGGTCGTGCTTGGCGCCGCCTTCGTCATCATCACCATGGCCGTCGGCACGCTCTTCTCGCTGGCCGTCTTCCTCAAGCCGCTCGAGGACTCCGTCGGCTGGGCGCGCTCGAGCGTCAGCGCCATCGCGCTCCTCAACTGGATCGCCATGGGCCTGGGCTCCTTCCTCGCGGGGTATCTCTCCGACCGTTTCGGCGCGCGCCCGGTGGTGGTCGGCGGCGGCGTGCTGCTCGGAGCGGGCCTGATCCTCTCCGGACGGACGGAGGCGCTCTGGCAGTTCTACGTCACCTTCGGCGTCCTGGTCGGCTTCGGCGTGAGCTGCTTCTACGTGCCGCTTACCGTGACGGTCATCCGCTGGTTCGATCACCGGCGCGGGTTGGCAGCGTCTATCGTCTCCTCGGGCAACGGCCTCGGCACGTTGGCCCTCGCCCCGCTCACCCGTTGGCTCATCAACAACTATGACTGGCGCACGGCCTTCCTGATTCTGGGCGAGCTCGCGCTGGTCGTCGTCCTCCCCGCAGCGCTCCTGCTGAGGCGGGCGCCCGCTGCCGCGCTCCCGGCGTCGCAGCCGGCGCCGGAGCCGGGGCTGACGGCCCGACGACTCTGGACCTTCTGGCCTTTCTGGGCCATCGCGCTGACCCACTTCGCCTGCTGCGCGGCTCATTCGGGACCGATCTTCCACATGGTTTCCCACGCCATAGACCAGGGCGTGCCGGCCCTGGCCGCGGCGGGGGCGCTGGGGATCTCGGGGCTGACCTCGATCATCGGGCGCGTGGGCACCGGCATGGTCGCCGACCGCGTCGGCGCCAAGCCCACCCTGATCGTCGGCCTGATCCTCCAAGCCATGACCATCTTCCTGTACGTCTTCGCCGGCAACGCGGGCACGCTCTACGCGCTGGCCATGGTCTTCGGGGTCGCCTATGGCAGCGTCATGCCGCTCTACGCCGTCGTCACTCGCGAGTACTTCGGCGACCGGGCCATGGGCACGGCCTATGGCGGCGTCTTCTTCATCTCCTGCATCGGCATGGGAGTAGGCTCCTACGCAGGAGGCATCATCCACGATGTGCTGGGATCCTACCTCTGGCTCTTCCTCGGCTCCGGTGCCATTGCCACCATGGCCATCGTGCTGGCCTTGACGCTCCGGCCGCCCAGGACCGCCCTGCGCCCGGCGTGA
- a CDS encoding extracellular solute-binding protein, with product MTTEKREDGASNSPQVDRRTFIKTTGVAAGVAGGLEGILAARRAPAFAQGTKLHWVRWVDFIPESDVELKRQMPEASKALGAECVLETINANDLQARITAAIQSGAGADIFNFQYNWPHLYQNAVADVSDVAGELGKAEGGFYEIFPPSCQVNGKWLALPHSIVGNAVAYRKSWLKEAGASEYPKTWDAALKLFPELKKKGKPYGQTLGHTFGDAPTFTYTMLWAFGGAETDKTGKKVVLNSKGAVDSVKFMQSFWKDSCDEGGLAWDDTNNNRAFHAGEISATLNGASIYIVAKRQKEKIKDEKGEPMYLDIGHAPLPAGPSGAYLLFLNQSNALMKYSKNPKLAKDFLRWIHKSDNYGKWFTTQEGYSVGGTKVWENNPMWAKLDEPLKMFRTAARNTRLFGYAGPSTAKATEAFTKYIVTDMYAKAVQGMKAEDAVKWAEGELKKVYEA from the coding sequence ATGACGACAGAGAAGCGCGAGGACGGAGCGTCGAACAGCCCGCAGGTGGACCGCCGGACCTTCATCAAAACCACGGGCGTGGCCGCGGGTGTGGCGGGCGGCCTCGAGGGCATCCTGGCCGCGCGCCGCGCGCCGGCCTTCGCCCAGGGCACGAAGCTGCACTGGGTGCGCTGGGTGGACTTCATCCCGGAGTCGGACGTGGAGCTGAAGCGCCAGATGCCCGAGGCATCCAAGGCGCTGGGCGCCGAGTGCGTGCTCGAGACCATCAATGCCAACGACCTCCAGGCCCGCATCACCGCGGCCATCCAGTCGGGCGCCGGCGCCGACATCTTCAACTTCCAGTACAACTGGCCCCACCTGTACCAGAACGCCGTCGCGGACGTGTCCGATGTCGCCGGCGAGCTGGGCAAGGCCGAGGGCGGCTTCTACGAAATCTTCCCGCCCTCCTGCCAGGTCAACGGCAAGTGGCTGGCCCTGCCTCACTCGATCGTCGGGAACGCCGTCGCCTACCGGAAGTCCTGGCTGAAGGAGGCCGGAGCGAGCGAGTACCCCAAGACCTGGGACGCGGCGCTCAAGCTCTTCCCGGAGCTGAAGAAGAAGGGCAAGCCATACGGCCAGACGCTCGGCCACACATTCGGCGACGCGCCGACCTTTACGTACACGATGCTCTGGGCCTTCGGCGGCGCCGAGACGGACAAGACAGGAAAGAAGGTCGTGCTCAACAGCAAGGGAGCGGTCGACTCGGTCAAGTTCATGCAGTCGTTCTGGAAGGACTCCTGCGATGAGGGCGGGCTTGCCTGGGACGACACGAACAACAACCGCGCCTTCCACGCGGGCGAGATCTCTGCCACGCTCAACGGCGCCAGCATCTACATCGTGGCCAAGCGGCAGAAGGAGAAGATCAAGGACGAGAAGGGCGAGCCGATGTATCTCGACATCGGGCACGCGCCGCTGCCGGCCGGCCCGTCGGGCGCCTACCTCCTCTTCCTCAACCAGTCGAACGCGCTCATGAAGTACTCGAAGAACCCGAAGCTCGCGAAGGACTTCCTCCGCTGGATCCACAAGTCGGACAACTACGGCAAATGGTTCACGACGCAGGAGGGCTACAGCGTCGGCGGCACCAAGGTCTGGGAGAACAACCCCATGTGGGCCAAGCTCGACGAGCCGCTCAAGATGTTCCGGACCGCGGCGCGCAACACGCGCCTCTTCGGCTACGCCGGCCCGTCCACGGCCAAGGCGACCGAGGCCTTCACGAAGTACATCGTGACGGACATGTACGCCAAGGCCGTCCAGGGCATGAAGGCCGAGGACGCCGTGAAGTGGGCCGAAGGCGAGCTCAAGAAGGTCTACGAGGCCTAG
- a CDS encoding extracellular solute-binding protein has product MTTPIADTATTGRTTVDRRTFLTTAAAAGLTAAAGIEGILAAGRAPAFAQGTKLHIVRWVDFIPEADLELKRQAPEASKALGAEVTFEFINANDLQARITAAIQSGSGADIIQMLWNWPQLYANGLVDVSDVAEPIGKAQGGYYDVFNNTARVGGRWLAVPHGTGGNAIAYRRSWHAEIGVKEFPNTWDEWREVGKKLKAKGKPVGQALGHSFGDPPTFAYPLLWDFGGAEVDTTGKKVVINSKGAIESVKFMQAFWKDACDEGGLAWDDTNNNRAFHSGDISATLNGASIYIVAKRQKDKLKDEKGEPLFQDIEHAALLPKGPAGQFALYGAFQHSVMKYSKNQKLAKDLLRWMHQKENYGKWFEVNEGYTVGATKVWEEDPMWSRIDKPLQIFRQAARQTRMLGYPGPASAKATESYTKYIIVDMYAKAVQGMKAEDAVKWAEGELKKIYEA; this is encoded by the coding sequence ATGACGACTCCAATAGCTGACACCGCGACCACGGGACGGACAACCGTAGACCGCAGGACGTTTCTCACGACCGCCGCCGCCGCGGGTCTGACCGCGGCGGCAGGCATCGAGGGAATCCTGGCCGCCGGCCGGGCGCCGGCCTTCGCCCAGGGCACCAAGCTTCACATCGTCCGGTGGGTGGACTTCATCCCCGAGGCCGACCTCGAGCTGAAGCGCCAGGCGCCCGAGGCCTCCAAGGCTCTCGGCGCCGAGGTCACCTTCGAGTTCATCAACGCCAACGATCTCCAGGCACGGATCACCGCCGCCATCCAGTCCGGCAGCGGCGCCGACATCATCCAGATGCTCTGGAACTGGCCGCAGCTCTACGCCAATGGCCTGGTGGACGTGTCCGACGTCGCCGAGCCCATCGGCAAAGCCCAGGGCGGCTACTACGACGTGTTCAACAATACCGCGAGGGTCGGCGGGCGGTGGCTGGCGGTCCCGCACGGCACCGGCGGGAATGCCATCGCCTACCGTCGGTCGTGGCACGCGGAGATCGGGGTCAAGGAGTTCCCGAATACCTGGGACGAGTGGCGCGAGGTGGGCAAAAAGCTCAAGGCCAAGGGCAAGCCGGTGGGCCAGGCGCTCGGCCACAGCTTCGGCGACCCGCCGACCTTCGCGTATCCGCTCCTCTGGGACTTCGGCGGCGCCGAGGTTGACACGACCGGAAAGAAGGTCGTGATCAACAGCAAGGGCGCCATCGAATCGGTGAAGTTCATGCAGGCCTTCTGGAAGGACGCCTGCGACGAGGGCGGGCTTGCCTGGGACGATACCAACAACAACCGCGCCTTCCACTCCGGCGACATCTCGGCGACACTCAATGGCGCCTCCATCTACATCGTGGCCAAGCGACAGAAGGACAAGCTCAAGGACGAGAAGGGCGAGCCCCTCTTCCAGGACATCGAGCACGCGGCCCTGCTCCCGAAGGGACCGGCCGGGCAGTTCGCCCTCTACGGCGCCTTTCAGCACTCCGTCATGAAGTACTCGAAGAACCAGAAGCTCGCCAAGGATCTCCTCAGGTGGATGCACCAGAAGGAAAACTACGGGAAGTGGTTCGAGGTCAACGAGGGGTATACCGTCGGCGCCACCAAGGTCTGGGAGGAGGACCCGATGTGGAGCCGGATCGACAAGCCCCTGCAGATCTTCCGGCAGGCGGCGCGCCAGACGCGGATGTTGGGCTATCCAGGCCCGGCATCGGCCAAGGCCACGGAGTCCTACACGAAGTACATCATCGTGGACATGTACGCCAAGGCCGTCCAGGGCATGAAGGCCGAGGACGCCGTGAAGTGGGCCGAAGGCGAGCTCAAGAAGATCTACGAGGCCTGA
- a CDS encoding extracellular solute-binding protein produces MTTPTADNAATGRTTVDRRTFIKTAGLTASAAAGLTAAAGIEGILAARRAPAFAQGTRLNILRWVDFIPACDVELKRQAPEASKALGAEVVFEFINGNDLQPRITAAMQSGAGPDIIMMLHNWPHLYQNGLVDVTDLGDWQGKEQGGYYAQSEAAAKDGKRWLALPHGIVGLQFAYRKSWFDEVGQTSWPKTLDELRQVGMKLKKKGHPLGQTLGHTFGDAPAWSYPLTWGFGGAEVDRTGKKVVLNSKETVEAVKFMQAYWKDACDEGGFAWDDTSNNRAFLSGEIAATLNGASIYIAAKRGQDKIKDEKGEAMVKDIQHGPIPNGPAGTWAYHVAFSHAVMKYGKNPNLAKDLLKWMHGKDQFGKWFLVADGFSVGSTKYWEQSPMWNTIDAPMKIYRQAAAASRMIGYAGPPSAKATEVYSKYILTDMYAKACQGTKAEDAVAWASGELGKIYG; encoded by the coding sequence ATGACGACTCCAACAGCTGACAACGCAGCCACAGGACGGACGACCGTAGACCGCCGGACATTTATCAAGACGGCGGGCCTCACGGCGTCCGCCGCCGCGGGACTGACCGCGGCGGCGGGCATCGAGGGCATCCTGGCCGCGCGCCGCGCGCCGGCCTTCGCCCAGGGCACGCGGCTCAACATCCTCCGCTGGGTGGACTTCATCCCGGCCTGCGACGTGGAGCTGAAGCGCCAGGCGCCCGAGGCCTCCAAGGCGCTCGGCGCCGAGGTGGTTTTCGAGTTCATCAACGGCAACGACCTCCAGCCGCGGATCACGGCCGCCATGCAGTCGGGGGCGGGACCGGACATCATCATGATGCTGCACAACTGGCCGCACCTCTACCAGAACGGCCTCGTGGACGTGACCGATCTGGGTGATTGGCAGGGCAAGGAGCAGGGCGGCTACTACGCCCAGTCCGAGGCGGCTGCCAAGGACGGCAAGCGCTGGCTCGCCCTGCCCCACGGCATCGTGGGGCTGCAGTTCGCCTACCGGAAGTCGTGGTTCGACGAGGTGGGCCAGACCTCGTGGCCGAAGACCCTCGACGAGCTGCGCCAGGTCGGGATGAAGCTCAAGAAGAAGGGCCATCCTCTCGGCCAGACGCTCGGCCACACCTTCGGCGACGCTCCGGCCTGGTCCTACCCGCTCACCTGGGGTTTCGGCGGCGCGGAAGTGGACAGAACCGGCAAGAAAGTCGTGCTGAACAGCAAGGAGACCGTCGAGGCGGTCAAGTTCATGCAGGCCTACTGGAAGGACGCCTGCGACGAAGGCGGCTTCGCCTGGGACGACACGAGCAACAATCGCGCGTTCCTCTCGGGCGAAATCGCGGCGACTCTCAACGGCGCGAGCATCTACATCGCGGCCAAGCGGGGCCAGGACAAGATCAAGGACGAGAAGGGCGAGGCCATGGTCAAGGACATCCAGCACGGGCCCATCCCGAACGGGCCGGCCGGGACGTGGGCGTACCACGTCGCCTTCTCGCACGCCGTCATGAAGTACGGGAAGAACCCCAACCTTGCCAAGGACTTGCTCAAGTGGATGCATGGTAAGGACCAGTTCGGCAAGTGGTTCCTCGTCGCCGACGGCTTCTCGGTCGGCTCGACGAAGTACTGGGAACAGAGTCCGATGTGGAATACCATCGACGCGCCGATGAAGATCTATCGCCAGGCCGCCGCCGCCTCGCGGATGATCGGCTACGCCGGGCCGCCGTCGGCCAAGGCGACGGAGGTCTACTCGAAGTACATCCTGACCGACATGTACGCCAAGGCCTGCCAGGGCACCAAGGCCGAGGACGCCGTAGCGTGGGCGTCCGGCGAGCTGGGAAAGATCTACGGATAA
- a CDS encoding sugar ABC transporter permease, with protein sequence MKKPIAGGSGSAAGIAAALPHAEASRPGRMTRWLESERLLATLLLAPAVLLLGLFIAYPFVMGVWLSMSNVSVGNPGEFVWFRNFIKAWNDSIFRTAFGNTVFYTFWATIFKLALGMWLALLLNRHFRGKRIVRAGMLLPFIVPTVLSTFAWRWMFDPTFSVLNWMLYQGGFITTKLPFLSDGTYGMWCAIVVNTWRGMPFFAITLLAGLQTISPDLQEAASLDGANGWYRFWHVTWPLLKPVTVVVVVFSIIQTFSDFQLIYVLTGGGPANATHLLATYAYQIGIATGLLGEGAAISLFMLPVLFIVVWLQLRYLRRLEGA encoded by the coding sequence GTGAAGAAGCCCATCGCCGGCGGATCGGGCAGCGCGGCCGGAATCGCGGCCGCGCTGCCCCACGCCGAGGCGTCGCGCCCCGGGCGGATGACCCGGTGGCTCGAGAGCGAGCGCCTCCTGGCGACACTCCTGCTGGCGCCGGCGGTGCTCCTGCTCGGCCTCTTCATCGCCTACCCGTTCGTGATGGGCGTGTGGCTGTCAATGTCAAACGTCAGCGTGGGCAATCCGGGCGAGTTCGTCTGGTTCCGCAACTTCATCAAGGCCTGGAACGATTCGATCTTCCGGACCGCATTCGGGAACACGGTCTTCTACACGTTCTGGGCGACCATCTTCAAGCTGGCGCTCGGGATGTGGCTGGCGCTCCTCCTCAACCGGCACTTCCGGGGCAAGCGGATCGTGCGGGCCGGCATGCTCCTGCCCTTCATCGTGCCGACCGTGCTCAGCACCTTCGCGTGGCGCTGGATGTTCGACCCGACGTTCAGCGTGCTCAACTGGATGCTCTACCAGGGCGGCTTCATCACCACCAAGCTGCCCTTCCTCTCCGACGGCACCTACGGCATGTGGTGCGCCATCGTGGTCAACACGTGGCGCGGCATGCCCTTCTTCGCCATCACGCTGCTGGCCGGGCTGCAGACCATCAGCCCCGATCTCCAGGAGGCCGCCTCGCTCGACGGGGCCAACGGCTGGTACCGGTTCTGGCACGTCACCTGGCCGCTCCTCAAGCCCGTGACCGTGGTCGTCGTGGTGTTCTCGATCATTCAGACCTTCTCCGACTTCCAGCTGATCTACGTCCTGACGGGCGGCGGCCCGGCCAACGCCACGCACCTCCTGGCAACCTACGCCTACCAGATCGGCATCGCCACGGGGCTCCTGGGCGAGGGCGCCGCGATCTCGCTCTTCATGTTGCCGGTCCTCTTCATCGTGGTCTGGCTGCAGCTCCGCTACCTCCGCCGCCTGGAAGGGGCGTAG
- a CDS encoding carbohydrate ABC transporter permease, with translation MVIERRWKRWVYFYIPLTVFVIGTLFPFYWMLITAIRPDSELYRSWRAVNNAPFWTLHPTLEHFQDLFAKTTFPRWLWNTFFIACASTAISLFCGLLAGYALGRLKFPLAGTIGTSIFVTYLVPPTLLFIPLANIIRAFQLGDTPWALILTYPTFLIPFCTWLLMGYFKTIPKELEECARIDGATRFGAMIRIIFPIAVPGILSAGIFAFTLSWNEFIYALVFLSSPEKKTVPVGVVSELIRGDIYFWGQLMAGALLGSIPVAVVYSFFVEYYVTGLTGSVKG, from the coding sequence GTGGTCATTGAACGCCGCTGGAAGCGGTGGGTGTACTTCTACATTCCGCTCACGGTCTTCGTGATCGGGACGCTCTTCCCCTTCTACTGGATGCTGATCACGGCCATTCGCCCCGATTCCGAACTCTACCGCTCCTGGCGGGCGGTCAACAACGCGCCCTTCTGGACGCTGCACCCGACGCTCGAGCACTTCCAGGACCTCTTCGCCAAGACCACGTTCCCGCGCTGGCTCTGGAACACGTTCTTCATCGCCTGCGCCTCCACGGCCATCTCGCTTTTCTGCGGGCTCCTGGCCGGCTACGCGCTCGGGCGCCTCAAGTTTCCGCTGGCCGGCACGATCGGCACCTCCATCTTCGTCACCTACCTCGTGCCGCCGACGCTCCTCTTCATCCCGCTGGCGAACATCATTCGCGCCTTCCAGCTCGGCGACACGCCGTGGGCGCTCATCCTGACCTACCCGACCTTCCTGATCCCCTTCTGCACCTGGCTGCTCATGGGCTACTTCAAGACCATTCCGAAGGAGCTGGAGGAGTGCGCGCGCATCGACGGCGCGACGCGCTTCGGGGCCATGATCCGAATCATCTTCCCGATCGCCGTTCCCGGCATCCTCTCGGCGGGGATCTTCGCCTTCACGCTGTCGTGGAACGAGTTCATCTACGCGCTCGTCTTCCTCTCCTCGCCCGAGAAGAAGACGGTCCCGGTCGGCGTGGTCTCGGAGCTGATCCGCGGGGACATCTACTTTTGGGGCCAGCTCATGGCGGGGGCCCTGCTGGGCTCCATCCCCGTCGCCGTCGTCTACTCCTTCTTCGTCGAGTACTACGTGACGGGCCTGACCGGCTCCGTCAAGGGGTAG
- the ugpC gene encoding sn-glycerol-3-phosphate ABC transporter ATP-binding protein UgpC yields the protein MAQVILKELNKKYDEVHAVKDVNLTIRDKEFMVLVGPSGCGKTTTLRMVAGLEEITSGEIAIGDRVVNDLPPKDRDIAMVFQNYALYPHMSVYDNMAFGLKMRKFPKPEIQKRVQDAAEILGIQELLKRKPRQLSGGQRQRVAVGRAIVRHPQVFLFDEPLSNLDAKLRVQMRVELKRLHERLETTAIYVTHDQVEAMTLGSRVVVMKDGWVQQVGEPMEIYAKPLNKFVAGFIGSPSMNFIPVTLTDGSGALFAEAAGIKIKVPPQKAQSLMPYKGQSVTLGVRPEDLRVGASSDSADLSFEAVVEVVEPLGAEILLDTKAAGQQIVARVEPSVKTRSHEKIRLTFIPDRIHFFDAKTEQVIK from the coding sequence ATGGCGCAGGTAATTCTCAAGGAACTGAACAAGAAGTACGACGAAGTGCACGCCGTCAAGGACGTCAACCTGACGATCCGGGACAAGGAGTTCATGGTCCTGGTCGGGCCGTCGGGCTGCGGCAAGACCACGACGCTCCGCATGGTCGCCGGGCTGGAGGAGATCACCTCCGGTGAGATCGCCATCGGCGACCGGGTCGTCAACGACCTGCCGCCCAAGGACCGCGACATCGCCATGGTGTTCCAGAACTACGCGCTCTACCCGCACATGAGCGTGTACGACAACATGGCCTTCGGCCTCAAGATGCGGAAGTTCCCGAAGCCCGAGATCCAGAAGCGCGTCCAGGACGCCGCTGAGATCCTCGGCATCCAGGAGCTGCTCAAGCGCAAGCCGCGCCAGCTCTCGGGCGGCCAGCGCCAGCGCGTCGCCGTGGGGCGCGCCATCGTGCGGCACCCGCAGGTGTTTCTCTTCGACGAGCCGCTGTCGAACCTCGACGCCAAGCTGCGCGTGCAGATGCGCGTCGAGCTCAAGCGGCTCCACGAACGCCTCGAGACCACCGCGATCTACGTCACCCACGACCAGGTCGAAGCCATGACCCTCGGCAGCCGGGTCGTCGTGATGAAGGACGGCTGGGTCCAGCAGGTGGGCGAGCCCATGGAGATCTATGCCAAGCCCCTGAACAAGTTCGTCGCGGGCTTCATCGGATCGCCGTCCATGAACTTCATCCCCGTCACGCTGACCGACGGCAGCGGCGCGCTCTTTGCCGAGGCCGCCGGCATCAAGATCAAGGTGCCGCCCCAGAAGGCGCAGAGCTTGATGCCCTACAAGGGCCAGTCCGTGACGCTCGGCGTCCGCCCGGAGGACCTGCGCGTCGGCGCGAGCTCGGACTCGGCCGACCTCTCCTTCGAGGCCGTGGTCGAGGTCGTGGAGCCGCTGGGCGCCGAGATCCTGCTCGACACCAAGGCGGCGGGGCAGCAGATCGTGGCCCGCGTCGAGCCCTCGGTCAAGACGCGCTCACACGAGAAGATTCGACTGACCTTCATTCCCGACCGCATCCACTTCTTCGACGCCAAGACGGAGCAGGTAATCAAGTAA